TGTCCTCCTCGCTGGGGTCCAGATCGACGATGAGCGTGTGCGGGATCAGACCGGTGTTCTGCGAACGGGTGAACCCAGCGGACTCCAGTCCAACCAACCATCCACTGACTGGCTCGGTGAGCTTCTGCTCGATGACTTCATCGGCGCTCGGGCCGGGGTCACCCTTCCCCGGTTGGGCGACCGGGGAGAAGGACTCGGGCCAGTCCGGCTCGATCGTCAGCGCGAGCGGTTTACGGGTGGCCTTCACATGCTCCGCGATCGCCTGCAGGACCCGGACGCGGTCGCCTTCAGCGGCTTGCGGTCCGCGGGGGATGTAGGCCAAGCAACTGACCGGGAGTTTGCGGAAGAGCACCTGGGCGGACCCGATGACCTTCTCGTCGTCGTGCACCAGCAGTCGGGTGACGTCCCACTCGTAGCGGGCCTTCAACGCGCCCCAACCCCACAGTTGCAGCGGGTGACCACCCGCGTCGTTGACGATGCCGTTCCAAGCGGCCTCGTCCTCGACAATGGTGACCTGCAGGCTCATGAAGACAACCCTAGTCACGTGCGGTCAGCGTGCTCGCGCCGCCTTGAAGGACTTCTTGTCGACCTTGCCGGTCACTTCAAAGGTGCGCTTGTCCTGCCGCTCGGCGTGCCCCTGCTTGGCCAAGCGGTGCCACACCACGGGGCACTTCTTGCAGCGCGTGCTGGACTTGCAGCACTTCTTCTTGGTCTTGACGACGGGCACCTCCACACCTTAGGGCAGCCTTTCCTTGTTTCTGAAATTTTCGTCTCCTAACACACTCTAAAATGCTTCTGTAGCCATGTATGTACAAGTACCAACAACTTGCTTTACGCTGCTCCACACCAAGTGTGTTCGCGGTCACAGTGCAACTGCCGTCCGCGGTGTCTAAGGAGCAGAAATGAGCGCTGTCCGCGCATTCGTAGGAATCGACGCCGGCACTACAGGGTGCACGGTGATGGTCTTTGACGAACACGGAAACCGTCTCGGCGAGGGCTACCAGGAATACCCCTGCATCTCCCCTCGCGCGGGCTGGGTCGAACAAGACGTGGAAGACGTCTGGCGGGGCATCTGCGCCGCTACGAAACAGGCCGTCACCGCGGCCGGTTTGCCTGACGAGGCGTACCAATCCGTTGGGTTCTCGAGCCAACGCGGCACCTTCCTGCTGTTGGACGAGGACAAGAACCCGCTGGCCAACTCCATCGTCTGGAACGACGGCCGTGCCCTGAAGTATCAGGCCATCTTCGGTGAGCAGATCAGTCCGGAGGACTACCAGACGCTGACCGGCATGCAGCTGTCGCCGCTGTGGTCCGCCGCCAAGATCGCGTGGCTGCGGGACAACGAACCCGATCTGTTCGCTCGCACCCGGTGGTTCGCCAATGGCCAGGAGTACTTCCTGTACCGTCTCGGCGCCGACCAGTGGGTGACCGATCCCGCCTCGCTCACCCTCAACGGGATGCTCGACATCGAGAAACTGGACTGGAGCGATGAGGTCCTCGCCCTGTGCGGAGTCGACCGCGACCGGCTGCCCCCGGTCGGCATACCCTCCGGCCAGGCCGGCGTCGTATCCGCCGCCGCCTCCCATGCAACGGGACTACCCGCCGGAGTTGCGCTGTGCCGCGGCGCCGGGGACCAGCAATGCGCCGCCATCGGGGCCGGCGTCGTACGCCAGGGCATGGCGGAGTTCACCGTGGGCACCTCCGGCATCATGGTCGCCCACCTGGACGGCCTCGACCGCATCCAGGGACGCAACCTGTGGTGGGGCGGCCACGCCGTGCCTGGCGCGTGGGACATCGAGGGCGGGGCCTTCGCCCTCGGCGCGAACCTCAAGTGGTGGCGGGACAACTTCGGTAGCGACGAGCTGAGCGAGGCCGAGGCGCAGGGCCGCAGCGTGTACTCGGTGATGGTGGACAAGGCGGCGACCTCGCCCGCCGGTGCGAACGGGCTGCTCTTCCACTCGTTCCTGACCAGCCAGGTGACGCCGTACTACGACGCCGCTTCCAAGGGCGGCTGGCTGGGGCTGGGCATCCACCACACCCGCGCCGATATGCTGCGCGCCCTGCTCGAAGGCTGCGCACACGAAATGCGCATGGTCGTGGATGCCTTCCGCAGCGACATCGTCGGAGGCATCACCGACCTGAGGCTGACCGGTGGCGGCACCAAGTCCGACGGATTCGCCCAGTTGATGACGGACATCATCGGGCTGCCCACCAAGGTCACCCGCGAGCGCGAATGCACCGTGCTCGGGGCAGCGATCCTGGGGGCATACGGCGCGGGCGCGTTCACGTCGATCGACGACGCTGTCGAGGCGATGGTCAACGTCGAGGGCGAATTCACCCCGAGCGAGTCCACTGCGAAGCTCTACGACGAGTTGCACCAGGTGTACCGGGGTATGTACGAGGCCATGGCCAACGCCGGCCAATACGACGCGTTGGCCGATGTGTCCGCGCGCTACTTCTGATCGGCGTACGTCGATCAGTCCAGTTCGGGAGTCACTGCACCCTGGCCACGGAAGTCCTGCAGGTGCACTCCCCCATCGAGGCCATAGCTGCTGATGTGGTTCAGGTACATACCCCGGCCTGCTTCACTGGCCGTTCCGTCGTGAATCGGGACCAGCAGACGCGGCTGGATCCGCCGAACGAACGCGATCGTGTCCTTCACCGCCGACCAGGGGGCGGTGACGGGCACGGCCAGGATGTCGATCGACGTACCCGGATCGGCGTCCAATGCGTCCCCGGGATGGAACAGCGTGACTCCCCCGCCGCTGATGACCAGCCCGGTGTTGTCGATCCGCGGGATATAGGGGTGGATCTCGGCGTGCTGCGCGCCGACCGGAGTCAGGGTCAGGTCGCCCACCACGACCGGTTCGTCGCCGCCAGACCAGCCCGTGATCGCCGCCTGCTCACCGAACTGGCTGGCGGTCTGCGGGTCGGCGTACACCGGGACGTCGGGGTTGGCAGCGAGCAGGGTCGCCAACTGCTCCTTGGTCACGTGGTCGGGATGCTGATGGGTGACGAAGACGGCG
The window above is part of the Branchiibius hedensis genome. Proteins encoded here:
- a CDS encoding MBL fold metallo-hydrolase — encoded protein: MELTHLGHAAVLIDTGSTRVLVDPGGFSDVSGLADLDAVFVTHQHPDHVTKEQLATLLAANPDVPVYADPQTASQFGEQAAITGWSGGDEPVVVGDLTLTPVGAQHAEIHPYIPRIDNTGLVISGGGVTLFHPGDALDADPGTSIDILAVPVTAPWSAVKDTIAFVRRIQPRLLVPIHDGTASEAGRGMYLNHISSYGLDGGVHLQDFRGQGAVTPELD
- a CDS encoding FGGY-family carbohydrate kinase, whose product is MSAVRAFVGIDAGTTGCTVMVFDEHGNRLGEGYQEYPCISPRAGWVEQDVEDVWRGICAATKQAVTAAGLPDEAYQSVGFSSQRGTFLLLDEDKNPLANSIVWNDGRALKYQAIFGEQISPEDYQTLTGMQLSPLWSAAKIAWLRDNEPDLFARTRWFANGQEYFLYRLGADQWVTDPASLTLNGMLDIEKLDWSDEVLALCGVDRDRLPPVGIPSGQAGVVSAAASHATGLPAGVALCRGAGDQQCAAIGAGVVRQGMAEFTVGTSGIMVAHLDGLDRIQGRNLWWGGHAVPGAWDIEGGAFALGANLKWWRDNFGSDELSEAEAQGRSVYSVMVDKAATSPAGANGLLFHSFLTSQVTPYYDAASKGGWLGLGIHHTRADMLRALLEGCAHEMRMVVDAFRSDIVGGITDLRLTGGGTKSDGFAQLMTDIIGLPTKVTRERECTVLGAAILGAYGAGAFTSIDDAVEAMVNVEGEFTPSESTAKLYDELHQVYRGMYEAMANAGQYDALADVSARYF